DNA from Pichia kudriavzevii chromosome 5, complete sequence:
TCCCCAAGTTTCGACTTTTGCAAAACGACGAGGAAATACAGGAAAATCTACCGCCATGATACATATGCACGTTATAACCATCATCTGTGCTCTGTACACGGTAACAAATGTTTTAAAGGGAAGCAATTGCTTCACCGTCATATTTCTGAGATTGACAGTGATTTTTCTGGCTGTCTTAGTTGTGAGTGACGTGACCGATGATGACGCAAAAACTGGAACAAGAGGTAAAATATTCAGTACCACAAGCAATGGAATGTTATTGGAGtatattgttgttgaaaacagaagattGTTCCAACTGAGTTGAAAGTCAACCAGTTTGCCCACAATTCCTTCAGAGAACACGTTGGTTCTCCTCTTTAGAACGCACCATATTAAGTAGGAGATGGCACTGATTGAGGTAACCAGATAAATATCTAACGTCGAGCCACCAACTAAGTCGCTGACAAACTGCGTCTTCCTTTCTTTGTACGTACTCATTGCCAAATCAGTTCATAAAAGGTAATAGCAGAGAAGATGACACCTATCGTTAATAACAAACGGTCAAAATTGCTAAAACGCACGTGAAGCGAGGCTGATCATTCAACTTTACATACATACTGCTCCAAATATCTTAGTTGTCCTTGAGATAAACTTCACCAGCACACAAACCATGGATATTGAAACACAACAGGAGGATGAATGGGAAGTATTGAAGGCCATATATCCGGATTTGCTCACGGACAAAACTCCCAGTTCAAGTGCCTGGAATAAAAAACCCCTGCAtaaattttcagttttaCTAAGTTCTGATCCATCTGAAGACAAAGTTTGTTCACTCCAACTGAATGTGGAATTTACGGCCACTTATCCACTATCACCACCAATTTATAGTTTTACCAATGCCCAGAATATACTGGCTTCTCAAATGAACAAAATTTCTGATATatgtaaaaaaatcataaaaGATTATAAAGGACAACCAATTGTGTTCACGATGTGTAGTGAGATAATAGAATACTTGGGGGAAATAAAAGATCATATTAAGAATGGATCCCTTGAAGATGAACGCAAACAACGTATTCTACAAGAACAGATTGAACTTGAACGCAAGAATAAGcaggaagaagaaacttTAGCCGTCCAAAGAGAGAAGGAGCAAGAATTATTAGATGAAATGGTAGATATGGAATTGAAGCGGAGATACAAAGCATCAACAGATgactttgaagattttaCTGAACAACGAGAAAATTCTGTGCCCATGTCAAGTGGCCACTCAAACTCCTATTATGCTAATGACTTGGAGGATTCAGACCTAGTACCTTCAAATGATGAGTTGTttagttttgtttttgataaGTCAATAGAAGCCCAGCTAGGATGGATAAGCTTTTCCTTTAAAGCAGTCACGGGTTTTGTTCCTATTGAACCTAACGGTTTATTGAAGGATGTGTCGAAACAATACATGGTGAAACCATACATAAAAAAGGGAACAGCGGCTTATGAgcaaattgagaaaatcatgAACGACGAAAGTCAGTTGGGAATAGGAAGAAAATACGGTAGGAATAAAAGAGGCTACGAGAAAGATCTACAGTATCTTCTGACGGAAGTTGAGTTGAACAATTCGTTCTGGCGAACAGGCCAAGGTAAAAAATGGATTTTAGCGTTGGAGAAAGAACTGAATGCAGTTTCAGCTTTGAGACAAGATGATGTGATTGCTTTCCATATACAGAAAAAGGAGATTTCAAGTAATGGTACTGAATCTCTGGAAAATTCGGCCGCTAAGAAAATAACCAAAAAGCATGGTCCGGAACGAGAAAAGTGTACCGTTTGGACCGTTAGAATCTTGTCCAAATACTCAGAGACATTGGGTGATTTGCTCCAGTCCATAACCTATGTTAACATTAATACGGCAAGAGAATGGACCATTCAATTATTAGAACACTTGGAAAACTTGCACAAACAGGGTTTTATCCACAGATGTATAACTCTAGATTCCATATCGATCAATTCGCCAAACTCCACCGAAACGCCAAGAGCAAACTTTTCAAGTATAGCATACGGGTATACGCTACTTGATATGCTTTACAATTATCCAAATGTTATTCCGCATTGCGAAACTTTACCGTTCACCACAAGCGGATGGATTGCACCTGAAAGGAAAAGTCCCAAGAACCCTGCTGTGTTTCTTAAACCTCAAAGAAAAACGGATGTTTGGGATTTAGGGGTAGTTGTTTTACAAATGATAGTTGGTACTGACGTAGTATACGAATTTGAAGATcctgaaaactttttgagGGAATGTTCTCAGCTGGACGACTCATTCTATGAGTTCTTACGTgcaatttttgaattcaaGACTAAAAAAAGGCCAGATCCTTTAGAGTTAATACCcatgaaatttttgagaCTGTCATCAAATGCTTCCCCGTTGGAAGCTCTTTTCACTCGATCTGATAACACTCTCCTAAGAGATACCAGTACAGGAAATGAATTATCAAATAGCAGTCCAGATTCACATGCATTATTGGCCACTCCAGTAAACAGGCGCCTGAAACGTGAGTCCTTTGGAATGTCTGCCTTTCAGCCTAAATTTTACTCCAGATATGCacaagattttgaagagGTTGGGGTTTTAGGAAGGGGTGGTTTTGGTGAAGTTGTCAAGGCAAGAAATAGATTAGATGGTAGGTTATATGCCATTAAGAAAATCAGACACACTGAGGACAAATTGGCgaagattttgaatgaaGTGATGTTATTGGCAAGGTTGAACCATCAATATGTAGTGAGATATTTTGCTGCGTGGTTGGAGGATGATCATGGGGAGGATAAAAGATCGAATGCCATTATCTCTTCGAGCGACGAATATGATTCCGAGgaagaaagtgaaagtCAGGATCTTTCCTTCACTGGAAGGACGCTGAGTGATACCAGAACAAACAGCCAAGGCTTCAGTGATTTTATTTCTGGAAGTTACAACCAGTCACTTGAGTTTAACTTCAGTCgaagtgaagaagaagagagcGGTAGTGACCATTCTGTAAGTTATGACTGCGATATCAACGATGGATATAACGGTCATAGAAACGAACATGAAGATGGATGCAATGATGACggagatgatgatgtttttTACTTTGGTACTCCGGATTCAAGTGAAGCTAAACCAAAGGGCCTGTTGAAAGTGTCTAAacccaaaatcaaaaagaaatccGTCTTATTCATCCAAATGGAATACTGTGAAAATAGAACtcttgatgatttgattaGACAAGGGTTACCAAATGAGCCTGATAATTATTGGAGGCTCTTGAGGCAAATTTTGGAAGGTTTAATGCATATCCATGCACAGGGGATTATTCATAGAGACTTGAAGCCAgtcaatatttttattgatgaaaatcaGAATGTTAAAATTGGTGACTTTGGTTTAGCTAAAAATGTCCATAATACGTCTTCTGTAAATTCGTCACCCTCAAAATTAGATCTGAACAGATCCGAAGAGTTGACATCTGAGGTTGGTACGGAACTCTATGTTGCagttgaaataaaaaacgGTAATGGTACTTACAACGAGAAAGTTGATATGTACTCACTTGgtattatattttttgaaatgatATATCCTTTTAAGACCACAATGCAAAGAATCACTACAATCAATCACCTAAAACTACCAGCCATTGTTTTTCCAGAGGATTTTGACTCTGCCAGACTTTctacagaaaaaaaaataattaaaCTGCTACTTGTTCACAATCCAGATTTGAGACCATCGGCGGAAAAGCTGCTAAGTAGTGGCTTAATTACTGTGGAACAACAAGATGATTTAATGAAAGAGGCCCTAAATGCACTAGTGGATCCGTCTTCTTCGTGGAATCACCAAGCTAGAAATATACTATTTACCCAGCCTTACAATTTTGCCAAAGATTCTCTATTCAAAGATGGGACAGTACTTCCAAGTACAAAAGATGTACTACTTCAAGACAAACTTACACAAGAACTAGAAAAGATTTTTAAAAAGCATGGTGCCGTGAATCTTAACGATACAAGTGGCAAGATATTCCCCAAAAATCCTATGTATGACTCTAATTATGCGTTATATCAAGTTTTAGACAGGTCTGGCACAGTCTTGCAATTACCGTATGATTTAACCTTACCTTTTGCCAGAATGCTgggtgaagaagaaaaaacaaaaactcCTAAAGTCTACAGAATTGATTGTGTGTACAGGTCAAATGTGAAAGATGAAAGCGCAGGTCCATTGAAATTCAGAGAAATAGATTTTGACATAGTCACAAATCCAAACGATCCTACGGAATATTTGCCTTTATACGATGCAGAATGTGTTCTAGTTGGCAGTGAAATTGTTGAcattttcccatttttgAAAGCAAGTAACGTCAAGATAATCTTGAATCATTGCGGTTTATTGGAAACAGTATTGGAACACTGCGGTATAGATAGTGCGCAAGTGTTTATTGTGGCACGTTTGCTAGCAGAGATTGGATTTACGAAGAAAATGGATGAAGTAAAGCACATTCTAAAACAAGAGCTAAATATATCAAATACAGTTCTGAATGAGTTAGACcaatttaatttttcaatgaatctAGCCAACTGTTCTATCAAGTTACACAAGTTAATGTTGGACAGTCCCTTGCTAACTCGTGTTGATACTGCACTGAATTATCTCAAGAAAGTAATAACATATCTTGAAATGTTTGGTGTTAACCTCAGTATCGAAATCAGTCCATTTAGTGGATATAACGCCCATTTTTACAAGAGTGGTATTATGTTTGCTATTGTCCACGAtgacaaattcaaatcaattatTGGTGCAGGTGGTCGATATGGCGGCTTAGTCCAAACATTAGCTAGACGTAAATCGCCCAAGTCTTTACCAAATGCTGTTGGAATAAGAGTTGCATGggatttccttttcaacaCCACAAAGGGTTATCTGGAGATGTTTgagcaagaaaaatcattgaaagGTGGCAGGTTCAAGAAACCTAATTTTAAGACTAAAATTGATTGGAAAGTTCCAAGATGTGATATTTTACTTGGGGTGTTTACTAGCACGTTGTTGAAAGAGGTTGTTCCCTTCATATTGAGTAAGTTGTGGGATCTAGGGTTTAGCGCTGATGTTGtcaaaaaacaaaatgcaGAAGATATGATGATCGAAGCTAGAGAAAGCAATGTTAggtttgttttgtttgtaaaAGCTCAAGCAGATTTAAAGTGTCTTCAGACGAAGAAGCCCAGTAGGTATAAACCACTACGGTTGCGGAACTTGGAGAGGaaagttgatattgaacTTGATTTGTTCGAGTTAGAGCATTTTCTCAGAAGTGAATCTGTAGGTAGTACTGAGAACAACGCAGAATCTTCGCCCAGTACATGCCTATCAGCAAATGTCACCCTGCAACCACACATTAATACTCTAGAGGAAAACCATAAAATCATTGTTGTTCCGAATTTTGCtacaaatgcaaagaagaataaCAAAAAGGAGAAATGGGCTCTTGAGGCCACATACAAACAGGCTGCTTCTGATTTAATGGACCAAATGTCCAACGCCCCTGTTTTTGTCATTGATGCCAAGGAAGACGTACTTGACATGATTGCCATCACATCCGTGCAACAAGCAGATGAATGGAAGAGAAGAGTTGGTGGTGTTGCTAGGGATATGGCTAGAAGTTATGTTGCCAACATATACAATGCCTTGTCGAAAGAGTCTGCAAAGGGCGTCAAATGGGCCATTGTTTCCGGTGGGAGTAAGTGCGATAAAGTATGTGTTGTGGATCTACAGAGGTAGAAACAATGGTTTTGAAACATGTGCGTATGTATACCACAAATAGATACATGTATATGTGATTCGAGTAATAAACGATAAACCTAAAGAAATTCTACAACACCGTTAACCAAATGGTCGTTTCCCGTTTGATTAAGAAGACGGGATTTACTTCTAATTGGCCTAGCAAAACTAACCTGAAAACCAACAGACCTTTAGTGTTAGGATCAAGAGCAAAAATTAGCGGCTAATATAATTCaggttgttttttttttttttctgacTTCTTGCAACCCgtacaaaagaaaacatagGGAAACCCATGTCAAGTTTAAAATGTTTAGATTAGACCAAAGTTTACTGGAATTGGGAGGACCCGACAACCCATGTGCTCACAACTTCATTCGTCTCATAAAGAAAGTGAGATTTCTGTTTCCTCCAATTTCCAAAAGGGGCATGTAAACACAACTGGGTTTACCATAAAAAAAACGTGCACATTGTGTATCTGTTTTGCCAAGGATTATTATACTTCCAAATAAATATGTATTAGTAATACACCAATACAACAAAGCCTAATTTAAACAGGATTTCGGAGCTAGTGAATACAAGGACCTTTTTTGTCACTATTTGCAAAGCTGCTCTTATGACTAACGCCGAACTTTTCGCCATAACAATGGCTGAATTGGGTGCTCTAGGGTAGATTTTTCACATTATTTGCTTTTAGGCTCGGTTCAAACTCATAGAAAATCTTATCTCCGCCATTGTTTTGAtggagagagagagaaaaaatgcATGTGGCTGTGCTGCAAGGGCTTCTTGTCTGTGGACAGGATGCAATTGTGGAAAGTTTATTTAATGAAGTTAgtctcccccccccccttcctTCCTTTCTCAAGCAATGATTTTATAGCCACCAGATAAATTATTTCAGATTTCTCTTGCAGACGCTAGTTTAACCAATGAGTTTAGATCACATTGATGTTGACGATGAAATGGGTGAATACCAAGGATTCACCCCGCAAGTTGAGGGAAGCATTAAAGAATTGTCTAGAGAGttttctgaaaatgaacCCAACAGAGAGTTAATTAGAAAAATGACTACCTCCTATGTCCCCGATGTTGATGGTATTAATCCCTTTGAAACTGAAGATCCACGGCTAGATCCTAACAGTGATGAGTTTAGCTCCAAGTATTGGGTGAACAACCTGAAAAGGTTAGTTGAGAACAATCCGGACTTCTACAAACCAACAACGTTGGGGTTTGCCGCAAAAAACTTGGTTGCTCGTGGTGTTTCCTCAGATGCTGATTATCAGTCAAACTTTTTGAATTATCCATTCAAAATCTGCAGAGACTTATATATGGATACGATTCGTAAAAATGACAAGTCCCGatattttgagattttgaaatcaatggATGTTCTCATCAAGCCCGGTACATTGACGGTCGTCTTGGGTAGACCTGGTGCCGGGTGCTCCacttttttgaaaacagTTGCTGCACAAACTTATGGTTTCAAAGTTGACAAGAATTCAGTTATAAGCTACGATGGCTTGACACCTAACGATATAGTCAAACATTATAGAGGTGAGGTTATGTTTTCAGCTGAAACGGATAACCATTTCCCACACTTAACTGTTGGTCAAACTCTCGAATTTGCAGCCTTGATGAGAACCCCTCAAAATAGGTTTCCAGGTTCCAGTCGACGAAGCTACGCAAAACTAATAGCAGAGGTTTACATGGCCACATATGGTTTGTCTCACACGATTAACACAAAGGTTGGTGATAACTATATTAGGGGTGTTTCTGGTGGTGAGAGGAAAAGAGTTTCTATTGCAGAAGCATCAATATGTGGTGCTAGTATTGAATGTTGGGATAATGCTACACGAGGATTGGATGCCGCAACTGCGTTGGAATTCGTCCGGGCTTTAAAAACACAGGCTCATGTTTTGAACGGTACCCCATTGATAGCTATTTATCAATGTTCTCAAGATGCTTACGACTTATTTGATAACGTGCTATTGTTATATGAGGGTTATCAGATTTATTTTGGCTCTGCGGTTAATGCAAAGAAGTACTTTGAGACCATGGGCTATGAATGTCCGGAGCGCCAAACCACAGCAGATTTCTTAACTTCAATTACATCTAGTGCAGAAAGGGTTCCAAAGAAGGGTTTTGAGAACAAGGTTCCCAGAACTCCTTTAGAGTTTGCAACATATTGGAGGAATAGTGATGAGTATACTACGCTTGTGGGGGACATTGATGAGTACCTTAAAACGTGTCAGGAattcaacaccaaaaatCAGTTTCATGATGCTCATGTTACcaaacaatcaaatcatACAACACCCAAATCATCTTTTCGTGTCTCCTATTGGATGCAGATAAAATACATATGTTTGAGAGACTATTGGAGAATACTTGGAGACCCTTCAATCATGCTATTTTCAGTTATTTCTAATATCATCATGGGATTGATTTTGTCTTCTCTATTTTACAACTTATCTGCAACAACCGGCACATTTTACTATCGCTCTGCTGCGATGTTTTTTGCAGTGTTGTTCAatgcattttcatctttgcTAGAGATTATGTCACTATTTGAAGCCAGACCAATTGTGGAGAAACATAAAACTTTTGCGCTATACCACCCATCAGCGGATGCTCTTGCATCCATTATCACACAAATTCCGGCAAAAATAGCAATATGTCTTGGTTTTAATATTATATTTTACTTTATGGTTCATTTCCGAAGAAATGCAGGCAggttctttttttacttgTTGATCAACTTTACTACCACATTGGTAATGTCTCACATTTTTAGGTCTGTTGgttccattttcaaaactttagCAGAGTCTATGCCGCCCGCCGCTGTCCTATTGACAGCCATGGTTATTTATACGGGATTCGCTCTCCCTATTCCGTCCATGCTTGGGTGGTCTAGGTGGATCAATTACATTGACCCAGTTGCATACGCATTTGAGGCTCTACTTACTAATGAGTTTTCAGGGCTTAGGTTTGCATGTTCGGATTATATTCCTGGCTATCCAAACTTAGATTTACAGTACCAGGTTTGCAGCGTAGTTAGTGCGTTACCGGGTTATGACTACATCAATGGAACAGATTACATGGAACAAAACTACCAGTATTCCAGTTCACACAGATGGAGGAATTTTGGAATCATTGTGGGCTTTGTCGTGTTCTTTTTAGGCGTTTATATAGGGTTGGTGGAAATCAATAAAGGTGCCATGCAAAAGGGTGAAATCATTCTATTTCAACAATCAAAGTTACGGAAATTGAGAAAGCAAGGCAGTAAGCTGAGCGGCAGTAATGACATTGAGGCTGCCACATCGATTGAAAAACGGGAATCCACCAGTGAAGATAGTGTAAGTGGTGAAGCTGATGTTAGTGATCTTGATGTTGGCACTGATATCTTCCATTGGAGAGATGTATGCTATGAAATTCAGATCAAATCAGAAACACGGAGAATCTTAAACCATGTTGATGGATGGGTGAAACCTGGTACTCTAACAGCTTTGATGGGTGCGTCGGGAGCAGGTAAAACCACATTGTTAGATGTATTGGCAAACAGAGTCACCATGGGAATTGTTTCTGGTTCTATGTTTGTTAATGGTAGATTGAGAGACCAGTCATTTCAAAGATCCACCGGATATGTTCAACAACAGGACTTGCATTTGGAAACATCGACTGTTCGAGAAGCTTTGAGGTTCTCTGCATATTTGAGACAGTCTCGGGATATAagtaaagaagaaaaggataGATATATCGAAAGTGTCATTGGCATTTTAGAAATGCAGTCGTATGCAGATGCTGTGGTTGGTGTTGCCGGTGAAGGATTGAATGTTGAGCAACGGAAGAGACTAACCATTGGCGTTGAGTTAGCTGCCAAACCTAAactattgttatttttggaCGAGCCGACTTCAGGTTTAGATTCTCAAACCGCATGGTCAATTTGTCAATTGATGAGGAAATTAGCTGATCATGGACAGGCCATTTTATGTACAATCCACCAGCCGTCGGCaatattgttgaaagaatttgatCGGTTGTTGTTCCTTGCTAAGGGAGGACGTACTGTTTATTTTGGTGATTTGGGTCAAAACTGTCAAACACTAATTAACTATTTTGAAAGCCATGGCGCCGAAAAATGTCCACCGGAGGCTAATCCGGCAGAGTGGATGTTAAGCGTCATTGGTGCAGCTCCAGGGTCGCATGCCAAGCAGGACTATTTTCAGGTTTGGATGACCTCCCGTGAGAGAGAAGCAGTGGTGAGTGAACTAGAAGAGATGGAGAAAGAATTGTTAAAGAAGGAGGTTGACACATCACCCGAAAAGAAACGTAGCTTTGCTTCCTCGTATGCAACACAATACAAGTATGTTACACTTCGAGTTATACAGCAGTATTGGCGAACTCCAAAATATATTTGGTCTAAGTTATATCTCGGTACACTCAACTCCATATTCAGTggattctctttctttaaAGCCGGTACTTCACTACAGGGATTACAAAACCAAATGTTATCTGTGTTTATGCTTTCGGTTATGGTGAATACATTGATTCAACAGATGCTACCATTGTACATGAAACAAAGGTCAGTTTATGAGTCAAGAGAAAGGCCATCTAAAACGTTCACCTGGTGGATTTTCTTAGCTTCTCAAATGACAGCAGAATTTCCGTGGAATCTTTTGTGTGGTACAATATCATATTTTTGCTGGTATTATCCAATTGGATTCTATGAGAATGCAAGTGAAACCAACACTGTCCATGAAAGAGGTGCACTAGCTTGGTTGCTACTTATAGGATTATTCAACTATGCCTCATCATTAGGATTGATGTGTATTGCGGGCATTGAAAACGAACAAAATGGGGCTAATTTGGCTAACTTGCTATTTATCATGTGTTTGAATTTCTGTGGTACATTGAAGTACCCAACTGGATTTTGGTCTTTTATGTATTGGTTCAACCCCTTTACATATTGGGTTTCCTCGTTGGTTTCTACCGGTGTTGGCAATGCCAAGGTAATTTGTGAACCCAAAGAAATTGTATATGTCAGACCGGTACCGGGGAAGAGTTGCGAGGAGTTTTTGTCCGAAAGGATATCTCAAGCTGGCGGGTATTTGGCTGGTAGTAGGGATGGTCTATGTGGGTTCTGCACAACCTCAAACACAAATTCCTTCTTGGAAGGAATCCATGCACATTATGGCACCAAATGGAGAGACTGGGGAATATTCAGCTGTTTTATTGCCTTCAATTTGATGCTtatgtttttattttattggTTAGCACGTGTTCCGAAAAAGAGTGACCGTGTTCAAGactcttcaaaattaaagagTGATGAAACAAAAGTGTATAGTCAAGAGGAAAAAGCCTGGAGGAGCAACTAGCTGCTATATCGTAAACCATTAAGGATAATGAAAAGTGCACATtcatatatgtatatgtatgtatgtcTTATATAGGTATACCTTGATTTAGTGTTTAATTTCCAGTAGAGTTTCCACTTGCATCGGGATCCCTCCCTGTTCTTTGGCCACTGGACATGCCGATACCTGGTACAGGCATAGTCAATGGAGGATCCGATAATCTAATCTCACCACGCCCAAGTGGGCATGTCCAGTCTACAGGGACGTAAGTTTCAGTGATTGCACGTTTGTACATATATGTCTTGCGcttctcttcaacttctcgGCGACATAGTGGACATGATACGTTGTTTTTCAGCCATTCACGTATGCAAGAGTTCCCAAAAATGTGATTGCAAGGTAGCCTGACTGCGTAATGGTCAGCGTTTGGATCACAGAAGTCAGCAGTTGTAACATAAGTGGCTGTCTCCACCACCGGAAAGAAAATTGGCGGATCCGTCGTTTCATAGCCTTCTATCCCCGAAGGTGCCAAATCTGTCGATTTAGTGTATTGGTCGTAACATATAGA
Protein-coding regions in this window:
- a CDS encoding uncharacterized protein (PKUD0E05510; similar to Saccharomyces cerevisiae YDR143C (SAN1); ancestral locus Anc_8.317) gives rise to the protein MDDMNGLDGLESILESLTGKKRASKSILENLHRLSDVELENIDNTCSICYDQYTKSTDLAPSGIEGYETTDPPIFFPVVETATYVTTADFCDPNADHYAVRLPCNHIFGNSCIREWLKNNVSCPLCRREVEEKRKTYMYKRAITETYVPVDWTCPLGRGEIRLSDPPLTMPVPGIGMSSGQRTGRDPDASGNSTGN
- a CDS encoding uncharacterized protein (PKUD0E05500; Pfam Domains: ABC2_membrane(7.2e-102)|PDR_CDR(8.1e-60)|ABC_tran(1.5e- 41)), which encodes MSLDHIDVDDEMGEYQGFTPQVEGSIKELSREFSENEPNRELIRKMTTSYVPDVDGINPFETEDPRLDPNSDEFSSKYWVNNLKRLVENNPDFYKPTTLGFAAKNLVARGVSSDADYQSNFLNYPFKICRDLYMDTIRKNDKSRYFEILKSMDVLIKPGTLTVVLGRPGAGCSTFLKTVAAQTYGFKVDKNSVISYDGLTPNDIVKHYRGEVMFSAETDNHFPHLTVGQTLEFAALMRTPQNRFPGSSRRSYAKLIAEVYMATYGLSHTINTKVGDNYIRGVSGGERKRVSIAEASICGASIECWDNATRGLDAATALEFVRALKTQAHVLNGTPLIAIYQCSQDAYDLFDNVLLLYEGYQIYFGSAVNAKKYFETMGYECPERQTTADFLTSITSSAERVPKKGFENKVPRTPLEFATYWRNSDEYTTLVGDIDEYLKTCQEFNTKNQFHDAHVTKQSNHTTPKSSFRVSYWMQIKYICLRDYWRILGDPSIMLFSVISNIIMGLILSSLFYNLSATTGTFYYRSAAMFFAVLFNAFSSLLEIMSLFEARPIVEKHKTFALYHPSADALASIITQIPAKIAICLGFNIIFYFMVHFRRNAGRFFFYLLINFTTTLVMSHIFRSVGSIFKTLAESMPPAAVLLTAMVIYTGFALPIPSMLGWSRWINYIDPVAYAFEALLTNEFSGLRFACSDYIPGYPNLDLQYQVCSVVSALPGYDYINGTDYMEQNYQYSSSHRWRNFGIIVGFVVFFLGVYIGLVEINKGAMQKGEIILFQQSKLRKLRKQGSKLSGSNDIEAATSIEKRESTSEDSVSGEADVSDLDVGTDIFHWRDVCYEIQIKSETRRILNHVDGWVKPGTLTALMGASGAGKTTLLDVLANRVTMGIVSGSMFVNGRLRDQSFQRSTGYVQQQDLHLETSTVREALRFSAYLRQSRDISKEEKDRYIESVIGILEMQSYADAVVGVAGEGLNVEQRKRLTIGVELAAKPKLLLFLDEPTSGLDSQTAWSICQLMRKLADHGQAILCTIHQPSAILLKEFDRLLFLAKGGRTVYFGDLGQNCQTLINYFESHGAEKCPPEANPAEWMLSVIGAAPGSHAKQDYFQVWMTSREREAVVSELEEMEKELLKKEVDTSPEKKRSFASSYATQYKYVTLRVIQQYWRTPKYIWSKLYLGTLNSIFSGFSFFKAGTSLQGLQNQMLSVFMLSVMVNTLIQQMLPLYMKQRSVYESRERPSKTFTWWIFLASQMTAEFPWNLLCGTISYFCWYYPIGFYENASETNTVHERGALAWLLLIGLFNYASSLGLMCIAGIENEQNGANLANLLFIMCLNFCGTLKYPTGFWSFMYWFNPFTYWVSSLVSTGVGNAKVICEPKEIVYVRPVPGKSCEEFLSERISQAGGYLAGSRDGLCGFCTTSNTNSFLEGIHAHYGTKWRDWGIFSCFIAFNLMLMFLFYWLARVPKKSDRVQDSSKLKSDETKVYSQEEKAWRSN
- a CDS encoding uncharacterized protein (PKUD0E05490; similar to Saccharomyces cerevisiae YJL095W (BCK1); ancestral locus Anc_1.271), whose protein sequence is MDIETQQEDEWEVLKAIYPDLLTDKTPSSSAWNKKPLHKFSVLLSSDPSEDKVCSLQLNVEFTATYPLSPPIYSFTNAQNILASQMNKISDICKKIIKDYKGQPIVFTMCSEIIEYLGEIKDHIKNGSLEDERKQRILQEQIELERKNKQEEETLAVQREKEQELLDEMVDMELKRRYKASTDDFEDFTEQRENSVPMSSGHSNSYYANDLEDSDLVPSNDELFSFVFDKSIEAQLGWISFSFKAVTGFVPIEPNGLLKDVSKQYMVKPYIKKGTAAYEQIEKIMNDESQLGIGRKYGRNKRGYEKDLQYLLTEVELNNSFWRTGQGKKWILALEKELNAVSALRQDDVIAFHIQKKEISSNGTESLENSAAKKITKKHGPEREKCTVWTVRILSKYSETLGDLLQSITYVNINTAREWTIQLLEHLENLHKQGFIHRCITLDSISINSPNSTETPRANFSSIAYGYTLLDMLYNYPNVIPHCETLPFTTSGWIAPERKSPKNPAVFLKPQRKTDVWDLGVVVLQMIVGTDVVYEFEDPENFLRECSQLDDSFYEFLRAIFEFKTKKRPDPLELIPMKFLRLSSNASPLEALFTRSDNTLLRDTSTGNELSNSSPDSHALLATPVNRRLKRESFGMSAFQPKFYSRYAQDFEEVGVLGRGGFGEVVKARNRLDGRLYAIKKIRHTEDKLAKILNEVMLLARLNHQYVVRYFAAWLEDDHGEDKRSNAIISSSDEYDSEEESESQDLSFTGRTLSDTRTNSQGFSDFISGSYNQSLEFNFSRSEEEESGSDHSVSYDCDINDGYNGHRNEHEDGCNDDGDDDVFYFGTPDSSEAKPKGLLKVSKPKIKKKSVLFIQMEYCENRTLDDLIRQGLPNEPDNYWRLLRQILEGLMHIHAQGIIHRDLKPVNIFIDENQNVKIGDFGLAKNVHNTSSVNSSPSKLDLNRSEELTSEVGTELYVAVEIKNGNGTYNEKVDMYSLGIIFFEMIYPFKTTMQRITTINHLKLPAIVFPEDFDSARLSTEKKIIKLLLVHNPDLRPSAEKLLSSGLITVEQQDDLMKEALNALVDPSSSWNHQARNILFTQPYNFAKDSLFKDGTVLPSTKDVLLQDKLTQELEKIFKKHGAVNLNDTSGKIFPKNPMYDSNYALYQVLDRSGTVLQLPYDLTLPFARMLGEEEKTKTPKVYRIDCVYRSNVKDESAGPLKFREIDFDIVTNPNDPTEYLPLYDAECVLVGSEIVDIFPFLKASNVKIILNHCGLLETVLEHCGIDSAQVFIVARLLAEIGFTKKMDEVKHILKQELNISNTVLNELDQFNFSMNLANCSIKLHKLMLDSPLLTRVDTALNYLKKVITYLEMFGVNLSIEISPFSGYNAHFYKSGIMFAIVHDDKFKSIIGAGGRYGGLVQTLARRKSPKSLPNAVGIRVAWDFLFNTTKGYLEMFEQEKSLKGGRFKKPNFKTKIDWKVPRCDILLGVFTSTLLKEVVPFILSKLWDLGFSADVVKKQNAEDMMIEARESNVRFVLFVKAQADLKCLQTKKPSRYKPLRLRNLERKVDIELDLFELEHFLRSESVGSTENNAESSPSTCLSANVTLQPHINTLEENHKIIVVPNFATNAKKNNKKEKWALEATYKQAASDLMDQMSNAPVFVIDAKEDVLDMIAITSVQQADEWKRRVGGVARDMARSYVANIYNALSKESAKGVKWAIVSGGSKCDKVCVVDLQR